A region of the Verrucomicrobiia bacterium genome:
TTGGTGCGAAGATGTGGGTAATGACAAGCCTTTCTCAGTGCGTTATGACGATCCATTACAGCGCCTCACGTAAAATAACCGAGCCTGAATTTGTGGATTTGCTGACCCGCTCGCGGTTGGCCGAGCGTCGCCCGGTCGGGGATGCCAATGCCATTGCCGCGATGCTGCGCCACGCCAACCTGCTGTGCTCCGCCTGGGAGGGCGAGAAACTTGTGGGCGTCGCCCGCTCGCTAACCGATTTCGAATACTGCTGTTATCTTTCCGATTTGGCGGTGGACGAGGCTTATCAAAGGCGCGGGATCGGGCGGCAGCTCATCGCT
Encoded here:
- a CDS encoding GNAT family N-acetyltransferase is translated as MTIHYSASRKITEPEFVDLLTRSRLAERRPVGDANAIAAMLRHANLLCSAWEGEKLVGVARSLTDFEYCCYLSDLAVDEAYQRRGIGRQLIALTKSRLSDKAKIILLAAPKAEGYYPRIGFNGHGSAWVLEARNDLK